The following are from one region of the Longimicrobiaceae bacterium genome:
- a CDS encoding MDR family MFS transporter, translated as MATIVETVETPPRQTRRSLVLTALVVAMFLAAIEGTIVATAMPSIASRLGGFSLYSWVFSSYLLMQAVTTPIFGKLADLYGRKPVFVAGVSIFLLGATLCGFAASMGMLVAFRFVQGIGAGAVLPMSATLAGDLYSLRERGRIQGYLASVWGISSILGPLAGGIIVQHLHWHWIFWLNLPFGIASLALIGLFLHEKVEHRERSVDYVGAALLLAGLSAMMLALTQAESWGVSWALLLGAGGLVLLGLFYRQQRAAPDPMMHLELWANEIIRRGNLAILCAGIAMIGLITFLPTFVQGVLGRSALVAGFTLSGMSIGWPIASVVAGRTFVRLGVRTLARAGGVFVTVGAAIVAIFATRGPLEAGLGAFLMGMGFGLLNTTYIVAIQTSVPWAQRGVATATNMLMRNLGNAIGAAMLGGVLNVRLASYIEARGLASTISLDSVRDLIQHGEGTALSGVSEQALTVLRGGLSDSLVLVFWIVAAFAIAILLISARVPDLSPDQMNEDARAGP; from the coding sequence GTGGCCACCATTGTCGAGACCGTAGAGACACCGCCCCGCCAGACCCGTCGATCGCTGGTTCTCACCGCCCTGGTGGTGGCGATGTTCCTGGCGGCCATCGAGGGGACCATCGTGGCCACAGCCATGCCCAGCATCGCATCGCGGCTGGGCGGCTTCTCCCTCTATAGCTGGGTCTTCTCGTCTTACCTGCTGATGCAGGCCGTCACCACTCCGATCTTCGGGAAGCTGGCGGACCTGTACGGCCGCAAGCCGGTCTTCGTTGCCGGCGTCAGCATCTTCCTCCTGGGAGCCACCCTGTGCGGCTTCGCCGCCTCTATGGGGATGCTGGTTGCCTTCCGCTTCGTTCAGGGGATCGGAGCGGGGGCCGTGCTGCCGATGAGCGCGACCCTTGCCGGCGACCTCTACTCGCTCCGCGAGCGGGGGCGCATCCAGGGCTATTTGGCGAGCGTATGGGGGATCTCCTCGATCCTGGGGCCGCTCGCGGGCGGGATCATCGTGCAGCACCTGCACTGGCACTGGATCTTCTGGCTGAACCTCCCCTTCGGAATCGCCTCACTGGCGTTGATCGGCCTCTTCCTGCACGAGAAGGTCGAGCACCGGGAGCGCAGCGTGGACTACGTAGGCGCGGCGCTCCTGCTGGCCGGCCTCTCCGCGATGATGCTGGCGCTCACCCAGGCTGAATCGTGGGGCGTGTCGTGGGCCCTGCTGCTCGGCGCGGGTGGATTGGTGCTGCTGGGCCTATTCTACCGTCAGCAGCGCGCCGCTCCGGACCCGATGATGCACCTCGAGCTCTGGGCGAACGAGATCATCCGGCGGGGCAATCTGGCCATCCTATGCGCGGGCATCGCGATGATCGGCCTCATCACCTTCCTTCCGACGTTCGTACAGGGGGTGCTCGGCAGGAGCGCATTGGTGGCGGGCTTCACGCTGTCGGGGATGTCGATCGGTTGGCCGATCGCCTCGGTGGTCGCGGGCCGGACCTTCGTGCGGCTTGGCGTGCGCACCCTGGCGCGGGCCGGTGGCGTCTTCGTGACGGTGGGCGCGGCGATCGTGGCGATCTTCGCCACGCGCGGCCCGCTGGAGGCGGGTCTCGGCGCCTTCCTCATGGGGATGGGCTTTGGCCTGCTGAACACCACATACATCGTGGCGATCCAGACCAGCGTGCCCTGGGCACAGCGCGGAGTGGCGACGGCCACGAACATGCTGATGCGCAACCTCGGCAACGCGATCGGGGCCGCGATGCTGGGAGGGGTGCTGAACGTTCGCCTCGCTAGCTACATCGAGGCGCGGGGCCTGGCTTCGACGATCTCGCTCGATAGCGTTCGCGACCTGATCCAGCACGGTGAGGGGACCGCGCTTTCAGGGGTGAGCGAGCAGGCCCTGACGGTGCTGCGGGGCGGACTGTCGGACAGCCTGGTCCTGGTCTTCTGGATCGTCGCGGCGTTCGCGATCGCGATTCTGTTGATCAGCGCCCGGGTGCCCGACCTGAGTCCCGACCAGATGAACGAAGACGCACGCGCAGGCCCATGA
- a CDS encoding GntR family transcriptional regulator, translating into MPRKTVAMLVLEAIRDRILHGDYPEGTPLRQDAIAAELGVSRIPVREALRQLEAEGLVSFSPHVGAIVSTLSLDEIREVFELRALIEADLLRRAFPHLTREVLDRAEAVLDDYEEALEKGDVRAWGTLNWLFHSTLYLPERHPLAINIVQQLHNHSDRYQRMQLKLTHGETRANREHRAILSAVREGEQQHAISLLSSHILGAGRGLIEFLRSQREAPLDETARETK; encoded by the coding sequence GTGCCGCGCAAGACCGTCGCGATGCTGGTGCTCGAGGCGATTCGCGATCGGATCCTGCACGGCGATTACCCTGAAGGGACGCCGCTGCGACAGGACGCCATCGCCGCGGAGCTGGGCGTCAGCCGAATCCCCGTCCGCGAAGCGCTGCGTCAGCTCGAGGCGGAGGGGCTGGTCAGCTTCAGCCCGCACGTGGGGGCGATCGTCTCCACCCTGTCGCTGGACGAGATCCGGGAGGTGTTCGAGCTGCGCGCGCTGATCGAGGCGGACCTGCTGCGCCGCGCCTTTCCACATCTCACCCGCGAGGTGCTGGACCGCGCCGAGGCAGTGCTGGACGACTACGAGGAGGCGCTCGAGAAGGGGGATGTCCGTGCGTGGGGGACACTCAACTGGCTCTTCCATTCCACCCTGTATCTCCCGGAACGGCACCCGCTCGCGATCAACATCGTGCAGCAGCTGCACAACCACAGCGACCGCTATCAGCGCATGCAGCTCAAGCTGACCCACGGAGAGACCCGCGCGAACCGGGAGCACCGGGCGATCCTCAGCGCGGTGCGCGAAGGCGAGCAGCAGCATGCCATCTCCCTGCTCAGCTCCCATATCCTCGGAGCGGGTCGCGGCCTGATCGAGTTCCTGCGCAGTCAGCGGGAAGCACCGCTCGACGAGACCGCCCGGGAGACCAAATGA
- a CDS encoding (2Fe-2S)-binding protein codes for MTHSDLVAITVDGREMAVPRGVSVAAALLNVGVTAFRRSVRGEGRGPLCGMGTCHECRVTIDGRAHQRACLVVVRDGMKVTTGG; via the coding sequence ATGACCCATTCCGACCTGGTGGCGATCACGGTCGACGGCCGCGAGATGGCGGTGCCGCGGGGCGTCAGTGTGGCGGCGGCGCTGCTGAACGTAGGGGTCACCGCCTTCCGCAGGTCGGTGCGAGGGGAGGGGCGCGGGCCTCTCTGCGGCATGGGCACCTGCCACGAGTGCCGGGTGACCATCGATGGGAGGGCGCACCAGCGCGCCTGCCTCGTCGTGGTGCGGGACGGGATGAAGGTGACCACCGGTGGCTGA
- a CDS encoding SusC/RagA family TonB-linked outer membrane protein: MRWSALLLALSLVLASGASAQTQGRITGLVTSLSGEPLAGAAVSVVGTTLGALSGPDGRYTIEEVPGGSHTLRASLLGYAEATVEVTLAAGQTATADLRLEPSAVQLEGIVAVGYGTQRREEVTGAVASVSEDEFVQTPARDAASLVAGKIAGLAVSTPSGDPRAGTRISLRGATTINGPREPLVLVDGVPGTLETVAPADIESISVLKDGSAAAVYGSRASNGVILITTKKFRGGAPTIHYDTYASYSTLYRTPDFLDADDYRRLIEEGYAFEDLGYETDWQDEVLRNPISQNHSLTLSGGASNTSYTASFNYEDAEGIFLRSDNREMTGRINVNHSMWDGRLTADLNLVGRNQDYFDGPDFNYIWRQALIRNPTDRIRDDDGNWQERGTYFYTNPLGLLHEENGGFESRIVRLHGTVTLQPIEPLRLSLLVGTERGNSIWGTATTFRHVNTTQSGLNGTAARRTDANRDRILEFTGTFERAFGSHDITLLGGYSYQDFLEEGFDVSTYGFPTDQFGYDQLGAGDALNTGNADMGSYKQGNKIIGFFSRLNYDWDDRFLLMGSVRYEGNSRFGADHKWGLFPAISAGWRLSQETFLQSATFIDDLKLRAGFGVTGIAPNGNYLSLTSYDYGPRFLYNGEWVQGLSPARNPNPDLRWERKEEVNVGLDFALFDYRLNGSVDVYRRDTKGMLYNYSVPVPPNLYGSILANVGHMRNQGLEAQVGFDVFRGNRFSWTATANYSTNSNRLVSLSNDVYQPDSDYFYAGHTGEPIQLPTHRIDVGGPIGNFYGFESVDIDENGEWIVLSAEGDRISIRDVTEGDRRVIGNGVPKHYLSLNNTARFGNFDLNVNMRGAFGFQILNFQEMYYSNPTILQYNMLESAFEPVYGKRLLDYDLAYVSYYIEDGDYWKLDNVTLGYTLGDGLLGRLSGVLSNARIYVAGSNLLTITGYKGLDPEVDTTGLAPGIDHRDKYPTTRTFTAGMSLTF, translated from the coding sequence ATGAGATGGTCCGCGCTCCTCCTGGCCCTGTCGCTCGTCCTCGCCTCCGGGGCGTCGGCGCAGACGCAGGGCCGCATCACCGGGCTCGTCACCTCGCTGAGCGGGGAGCCCCTCGCCGGCGCCGCCGTCAGCGTGGTGGGCACCACGCTGGGCGCCCTCTCCGGCCCCGACGGTCGCTATACGATCGAGGAGGTGCCGGGAGGCTCGCATACCCTCCGTGCCAGCCTGCTCGGCTACGCCGAGGCAACCGTCGAGGTCACGCTCGCTGCCGGGCAGACCGCGACCGCCGACCTGCGGCTCGAACCGTCGGCCGTGCAGCTGGAGGGGATCGTCGCGGTCGGCTACGGCACGCAGCGTCGCGAGGAGGTCACTGGCGCGGTCGCCAGCGTCTCGGAGGACGAATTCGTCCAGACCCCGGCGCGAGACGCCGCGTCCCTGGTCGCCGGCAAGATCGCCGGCCTCGCCGTCTCCACCCCCAGCGGCGATCCCCGCGCGGGTACCCGCATCAGCCTGCGTGGCGCCACCACCATCAACGGCCCGCGCGAGCCCCTGGTCCTGGTCGACGGGGTCCCCGGCACGCTGGAGACGGTCGCGCCGGCGGACATCGAGAGCATCAGCGTGCTCAAGGACGGGTCCGCGGCCGCGGTCTACGGCTCACGCGCCTCGAACGGCGTGATCCTCATCACCACCAAGAAGTTCCGAGGCGGCGCCCCGACCATCCACTACGATACCTACGCCAGCTACTCGACCCTCTACCGAACTCCCGACTTCCTCGACGCCGACGACTACCGACGCCTCATCGAAGAGGGCTACGCCTTCGAAGACCTGGGATACGAGACGGACTGGCAGGACGAGGTGCTGCGCAACCCCATCAGCCAGAACCACAGCCTCACCCTCTCCGGCGGAGCCTCGAACACCAGCTACACGGCGTCCTTCAACTATGAAGACGCGGAGGGGATCTTCCTGCGCTCGGACAACCGCGAGATGACCGGCCGCATCAACGTCAACCACTCGATGTGGGATGGCCGTCTTACCGCGGATCTCAACCTGGTAGGCCGCAACCAGGACTACTTCGACGGCCCGGACTTCAACTACATCTGGCGGCAGGCGCTGATCCGGAATCCTACCGACCGCATCCGCGACGACGACGGCAACTGGCAGGAGCGGGGCACCTACTTCTATACCAATCCGCTTGGCCTCCTCCACGAGGAGAATGGTGGCTTCGAGTCACGTATCGTTCGGCTCCACGGTACCGTCACCCTGCAGCCGATCGAGCCGCTCCGCCTCTCCCTGCTCGTCGGCACCGAGCGGGGAAACTCGATCTGGGGAACGGCCACCACCTTCCGGCACGTCAACACCACCCAGTCGGGCCTGAACGGGACTGCCGCTCGCCGCACGGACGCCAACCGCGACCGCATCCTCGAGTTCACCGGCACCTTCGAGCGTGCTTTCGGCTCGCACGACATCACCCTGCTGGGAGGTTACAGCTACCAGGACTTCCTGGAGGAAGGGTTCGACGTCAGCACCTACGGCTTCCCCACCGACCAGTTCGGTTACGACCAGCTCGGCGCCGGCGACGCCCTCAACACCGGCAACGCCGACATGGGAAGCTACAAGCAGGGGAACAAGATCATCGGCTTCTTCAGCCGCCTGAACTACGACTGGGACGACCGCTTCCTGTTGATGGGATCGGTCCGGTACGAGGGGAATTCGCGCTTCGGCGCGGATCACAAGTGGGGGTTGTTCCCCGCGATCTCGGCCGGATGGCGGCTCAGCCAGGAGACGTTCCTCCAGAGCGCGACCTTCATCGACGACCTGAAGCTACGCGCCGGCTTCGGGGTGACCGGCATCGCCCCCAACGGCAACTACCTGTCACTCACCAGCTACGACTACGGCCCTCGCTTCCTCTACAACGGTGAGTGGGTGCAGGGACTCTCCCCCGCTCGCAATCCCAACCCGGACCTGCGTTGGGAACGAAAGGAGGAGGTGAATGTCGGCCTGGACTTCGCCCTGTTCGACTATCGCCTGAACGGCTCAGTCGACGTGTACCGCCGGGACACCAAGGGGATGTTGTACAACTACTCCGTCCCCGTGCCTCCGAACCTGTACGGCTCCATCCTCGCCAACGTCGGCCACATGCGGAACCAGGGGTTGGAGGCGCAGGTCGGCTTCGACGTCTTCCGCGGCAATCGCTTCAGCTGGACCGCCACCGCGAACTACTCGACCAACTCGAACCGCCTCGTCAGCCTCTCCAACGATGTCTATCAACCCGACAGCGACTACTTCTACGCGGGGCACACGGGTGAGCCCATCCAGCTCCCCACCCACCGCATCGACGTTGGCGGTCCCATCGGCAACTTCTACGGCTTCGAGTCGGTGGACATCGACGAGAACGGCGAGTGGATCGTGCTCAGCGCCGAGGGCGATCGCATCTCGATCCGCGACGTCACCGAGGGCGATCGGCGCGTGATCGGCAACGGCGTCCCGAAGCACTACCTCTCGCTCAACAACACCGCCCGCTTCGGGAACTTCGACCTCAACGTGAACATGCGTGGGGCTTTCGGCTTTCAGATCCTGAACTTCCAGGAGATGTACTACTCGAACCCCACCATCCTGCAGTACAACATGCTCGAATCGGCCTTCGAGCCGGTCTACGGCAAGCGCTTGCTCGACTACGACCTCGCCTACGTCAGCTACTACATCGAGGACGGGGATTACTGGAAGCTCGACAATGTGACCCTGGGCTACACCCTCGGTGACGGCCTGCTGGGTCGGCTGTCGGGGGTGCTCTCCAACGCGCGGATCTACGTGGCCGGGAGTAACCTGCTGACCATCACCGGCTACAAGGGGCTCGACCCGGAGGTCGACACCACCGGCCTCGCTCCCGGTATCGATCACCGCGACAAGTATCCGACCACGCGCACCTTCACCGCGGGCATGAGCCTGACGTTCTGA
- a CDS encoding FAD-dependent oxidoreductase: MASSHAVVIGGGIVGAACAHALAREGMAVTLLESAFVGGGTTAAGMGHLVVMDDSEEQLALTALSLQLWEELADALPGACEWDPCGTLWLAEDVQQLEAVRRKQELYARAGVSTEILDSAALLEAEPMLRPGLAGALLVPGDRILYPPGAARFFAEEAQRSGALFREGVAVREIRAGEVVLANGERVRGDLVVNAAGAAAPALMPGLPIVPRKGHLAITDRYPGFCRHQLVELGYLTSAHVMSSESVAFNVQPRRTGQLLIGSSRELVGWDGRTNRAVLGAMLRRAVDFLPRLSELAVTRVWTGFRPATADKLPLIGPWEEVPGLWIAAGHEGLGITTAPATARILADLILDRTPPIDPRPYLPGRVQAQAASPYEATP; encoded by the coding sequence ATGGCCAGCAGCCACGCGGTGGTGATCGGCGGGGGAATCGTAGGGGCTGCCTGCGCGCACGCGCTGGCGCGAGAAGGGATGGCGGTGACGCTGCTGGAATCGGCGTTCGTGGGGGGTGGGACCACCGCCGCGGGGATGGGTCACTTGGTGGTCATGGACGACTCCGAGGAGCAGCTCGCCCTGACCGCCCTCTCCCTGCAGCTGTGGGAGGAACTGGCGGACGCCCTGCCAGGCGCCTGCGAGTGGGATCCGTGTGGTACGCTGTGGCTGGCCGAGGACGTGCAGCAACTCGAGGCGGTGCGGCGGAAGCAGGAGCTGTACGCGCGCGCCGGCGTTTCCACAGAGATCCTGGACAGCGCGGCTCTGCTCGAGGCCGAACCGATGCTGCGCCCGGGGCTGGCGGGCGCGCTGCTCGTTCCGGGCGACCGGATACTGTATCCCCCGGGGGCGGCGCGATTCTTCGCCGAGGAGGCGCAACGCTCGGGGGCACTGTTCCGGGAAGGGGTCGCGGTACGGGAGATCAGGGCGGGCGAGGTGGTGCTGGCGAATGGCGAGCGGGTGCGCGGGGATCTCGTGGTGAACGCGGCCGGAGCGGCCGCGCCGGCGCTCATGCCCGGCTTGCCGATCGTGCCGCGTAAGGGGCACCTGGCGATCACCGACCGCTACCCGGGGTTCTGCCGCCATCAGTTGGTAGAGCTGGGCTACCTGACCAGCGCCCACGTGATGAGCTCGGAATCGGTCGCCTTCAACGTGCAGCCACGACGCACGGGCCAGCTGCTGATCGGGTCCTCGCGTGAGCTGGTGGGGTGGGACGGGCGAACCAACCGGGCCGTCCTGGGGGCAATGCTGCGCCGGGCGGTCGACTTCCTTCCGCGCCTGTCGGAACTGGCGGTGACCCGGGTGTGGACCGGTTTCCGTCCCGCCACCGCTGACAAGCTGCCCCTGATCGGTCCCTGGGAGGAGGTGCCCGGTCTCTGGATCGCGGCAGGGCACGAGGGTTTGGGAATCACCACGGCGCCCGCAACGGCGCGCATCCTGGCGGATCTGATTCTCGACCGCACGCCACCGATCGACCCGCGGCCGTACCTGCCCGGCCGGGTGCAGGCCCAGGCAGCGAGCCCCTACGAAGCCACGCCCTGA
- a CDS encoding proline racemase family protein: MTRSPTTRDERLASDGRRSGAPGEHASAASEGAQVAGDERVSIATGRAGASTPTKGGGSHPMPDEAGHGLDPIWPASVEVIDSHTEGEPTRVVIAGWPPPAGATMAERRADMAARFDHLRRAVVQEPRGHEAVVGALLTPPVEADSQVGVVFFNNVGYLGMCGHGLIGVVRTLEHMGRISPGGVRIDTPVGTVSAELAPDGQVTLRNVPARAYALDVEVQVPGIGAVRGDVAWGGNWFFIAHLPEPALELRNLAELLSVTRRVRAALRDSGVTGEGGAEIDHVELYAPSPTPGVDTRNFVLCPGGEYDRSPCGTGTSAKLAVLYAREELRPGQEWRQESITGGLFTGWLQEDGGELVPHIRGSAYVTARATLLFDPADPLRGGFSPADH; the protein is encoded by the coding sequence ATGACCCGTAGCCCCACCACTCGTGATGAGCGGCTCGCCTCCGACGGACGCCGATCAGGCGCGCCCGGCGAGCACGCGTCAGCCGCGAGCGAGGGCGCGCAGGTCGCCGGCGACGAGCGCGTGAGCATCGCTACCGGGCGGGCCGGTGCTTCGACCCCGACGAAGGGCGGTGGCTCGCACCCCATGCCTGATGAAGCGGGGCACGGATTGGATCCAATCTGGCCCGCCTCGGTCGAGGTGATCGACTCGCACACGGAGGGGGAGCCGACGCGGGTGGTGATTGCCGGCTGGCCGCCGCCGGCGGGCGCGACGATGGCAGAACGCCGCGCCGACATGGCGGCGCGCTTCGACCATCTTCGTCGCGCGGTGGTGCAGGAGCCGCGCGGGCACGAGGCGGTGGTGGGTGCGCTGCTCACCCCGCCCGTCGAGGCTGACTCCCAGGTGGGGGTCGTCTTCTTCAACAACGTCGGCTACCTGGGGATGTGCGGACACGGCCTGATCGGGGTGGTCCGCACGCTGGAGCACATGGGAAGGATCAGCCCCGGAGGGGTGCGCATCGACACGCCGGTGGGGACAGTGAGCGCCGAGCTCGCGCCCGACGGGCAAGTGACGCTGCGCAACGTACCGGCCCGGGCATACGCGCTGGACGTCGAGGTCCAGGTCCCGGGTATCGGGGCGGTGCGCGGTGACGTCGCCTGGGGCGGCAACTGGTTCTTCATCGCCCATCTGCCGGAACCCGCGCTCGAGCTGCGCAACCTGGCCGAGCTGCTGTCGGTGACCCGCCGCGTCAGGGCCGCGCTGCGCGACAGCGGGGTCACCGGCGAGGGCGGCGCGGAAATCGACCACGTCGAGCTGTATGCGCCCTCGCCCACACCGGGCGTCGACACGCGGAACTTCGTGCTCTGCCCCGGCGGCGAGTACGATCGCTCCCCGTGCGGTACCGGCACATCGGCCAAGCTGGCCGTCCTGTACGCGCGCGAAGAGCTGCGGCCCGGACAGGAGTGGCGCCAGGAGAGCATCACCGGGGGGCTCTTCACCGGCTGGCTACAGGAGGATGGGGGCGAGCTGGTGCCCCACATCCGGGGGAGTGCGTACGTGACCGCGCGCGCCACGCTCCTCTTCGACCCCGCCGATCCGCTCCGCGGCGGATTTTCGCCGGCCGATCACTGA
- a CDS encoding RagB/SusD family nutrient uptake outer membrane protein, translated as MRRINGRGLPALLAVGLALNAAACTDLTEVPYTEITEANFNPTASDLAALMAPAYTPLRDIWMGWYGNLDFQEETADAFLTPVRPNGWYDGGTYIRLHEHRWDAGQGQPDALWNRSFSGINSANRVIHQLESGIVPVEEEAKAAIVAELRALRAYYYYLLLDAFGNVPVVIDFTQAEPPEQSSRDEVYQFVVSELTSTIPELSEETGTAMYGRMNRWAAIGILARVHLNAEVYVGTPEYDEVIALTQQIIDSGEFALEANYSDAFARENHTSQELIWAVPYDAINAPGSSFHMKTLKPELRFVFDMQAQPWGGSASNPQFIDTYDEDDTRLEDTWLMGPQFDDEGRGYDFVKHVPSITDTEFHHGYPVKKYEIYPGMTGSSDVDYPILRYAEVLMMQAEARLRTGNADDAAELVTQVRERAFAETDPAKARVTGAQLMEGSSYNYGWYDVDGVVKTGPGGTPVTGGGDDVQYGRFLDELGWEFAAEGHRRQHLIRFGVFTKKTWFNHRPNGDHRTLFAIPLSAMETNAKLEQNPGY; from the coding sequence ATGAGACGCATCAACGGTAGGGGCCTCCCGGCACTCCTCGCGGTGGGGCTCGCCCTGAACGCCGCCGCCTGCACCGACCTCACCGAGGTCCCTTACACGGAGATCACCGAGGCGAACTTCAATCCCACCGCCAGCGACCTGGCGGCGCTGATGGCGCCCGCCTACACGCCGCTGCGCGACATCTGGATGGGGTGGTACGGAAACCTCGACTTCCAGGAGGAGACCGCCGACGCCTTCCTCACCCCGGTGCGGCCGAACGGCTGGTACGACGGCGGCACCTACATACGCCTGCACGAGCACCGCTGGGACGCGGGACAGGGGCAGCCGGACGCCCTCTGGAACCGTTCCTTCAGCGGGATCAACTCAGCCAACCGGGTCATCCACCAGCTCGAATCGGGCATCGTCCCGGTGGAGGAGGAGGCGAAGGCGGCGATCGTCGCCGAGCTACGGGCGCTGCGGGCGTACTATTACTACCTGCTGCTCGACGCCTTCGGGAACGTGCCCGTGGTGATCGACTTCACCCAGGCCGAACCACCCGAGCAGTCCAGTCGGGATGAGGTCTACCAGTTCGTGGTGAGCGAGCTGACCAGCACCATTCCCGAGCTCTCCGAGGAGACCGGCACGGCGATGTACGGCCGGATGAACCGGTGGGCAGCCATCGGGATCCTCGCCCGCGTCCACCTGAACGCCGAGGTGTACGTCGGCACCCCCGAGTACGACGAAGTGATCGCCCTCACCCAACAGATCATCGATTCGGGGGAATTCGCCCTGGAGGCGAACTACAGCGACGCCTTCGCGCGGGAGAATCACACCTCACAGGAACTGATCTGGGCGGTCCCCTACGACGCCATCAACGCCCCCGGGAGCAGCTTCCATATGAAGACGCTCAAGCCGGAGCTGCGCTTCGTTTTCGACATGCAGGCGCAGCCGTGGGGCGGCAGTGCCTCCAATCCGCAGTTCATCGACACCTATGACGAGGACGATACTCGCCTGGAGGACACCTGGCTGATGGGTCCTCAGTTCGACGACGAGGGGCGGGGGTACGACTTCGTCAAGCACGTCCCGTCGATTACCGACACCGAGTTCCATCACGGCTACCCGGTCAAGAAGTACGAGATCTACCCGGGGATGACCGGTAGCTCGGACGTCGATTACCCGATCCTGCGCTACGCCGAAGTGCTGATGATGCAGGCCGAGGCGCGTCTGCGAACGGGGAATGCGGACGATGCCGCGGAGCTGGTGACGCAGGTCCGGGAGCGCGCCTTCGCCGAGACCGACCCCGCGAAAGCGAGGGTGACCGGCGCGCAGCTGATGGAGGGAAGCTCTTACAACTACGGCTGGTACGACGTGGACGGAGTCGTGAAGACCGGGCCCGGGGGCACGCCCGTGACCGGCGGCGGCGATGACGTTCAGTACGGCCGCTTCCTCGATGAGCTGGGCTGGGAGTTCGCCGCCGAGGGCCACCGGCGCCAGCATCTGATCCGCTTCGGCGTCTTCACCAAGAAGACCTGGTTCAACCACCGCCCCAACGGCGACCACCGCACCCTCTTCGCCATCCCCCTGAGCGCGATGGAGACCAACGCGAAGCTGGAGCAGAATCCCGGCTACTAG